GATCGGCGCCGAACTGCCGGCCACGCTGGCCAGCGGCAAGGCCGACAACCGCATCATCGGGGTGGTGCTGCATCTGCAGGCGACCCATCCCAAACGCCAGGTCATTCTGGTCAGCAAAGACATCAATATGCGCATCAAGGCGCGCGCCTTGAGTCTGGCCGCCGAGGATTATTTCAACGACAAGACGCTCGAAGACACCGATCTGCTCTACACCGGCATGCTCGAATTGCCGGCCGATTTCTGGGATGCGCACGGCCATGAGATGGAATCGTGGCAGCAAGGCGGGCAAACGTTTTACCGCGTGCGCGGTCCACTGTGCGCGGATTTTCTGGTCAATCAGTTCGTCTACCTGGAAAACGCCAAACCGTTCTACGCGCTGGTCAAGGAGATCAGCGGCAAGACCGCAATCCTGCAAACCGTGCGCGATTACACGCACCAGAAAAACAATGTGTGGGGCATCGTCGCGCGCAATCGCGCCCAGAATTTCGCGCT
This portion of the Burkholderiales bacterium genome encodes:
- a CDS encoding PhoH family protein — translated: MTQRKSASIVTRLRSETKLFVLDTNVLMHDPTSLFRFEEHDIYLPMVILEELDNNKKGMSEVARNARQASRFLDDIVNNAVADIEAGIPLEDHGTKNATGRLFLQTQAIGAELPATLASGKADNRIIGVVLHLQATHPKRQVILVSKDINMRIKARALSLAAEDYFNDKTLEDTDLLYTGMLELPADFWDAHGHEMESWQQGGQTFYRVRGPLCADFLVNQFVYLENAKPFYALVKEISGKTAILQTVRDYTHQKNNVWGIVARNRAQNFALNLLMNPDVDFVTLLGQAGTGKTLLTLAAGLMQTLEHK